A single Pseudomonadota bacterium DNA region contains:
- a CDS encoding protein-methionine-sulfoxide reductase heme-binding subunit MsrQ has product MLTLQQRVRWIGKPLVFVAALLPFGWLVWLGGSDQLGANPIETITRYTGDWTLRFLFITLAVTPLRNLSGWNWLMRLRRMLGLYAFFYAVLHFATYLVLDQFFAWEHIVDDIAERPYITVGFASFVLLIPLAITSTNAMVRRLGGRRWQRLHRSVYVIAIGVVVHFLWLVKADLREPLIYGAILAVLLGYRLVKRGFKPFVSRAMSPSHPRN; this is encoded by the coding sequence ATGCTGACACTCCAGCAGCGCGTCCGCTGGATCGGTAAGCCGCTGGTGTTTGTTGCGGCGCTGCTGCCGTTCGGCTGGTTGGTCTGGTTGGGCGGGTCCGATCAACTCGGTGCCAACCCGATCGAGACCATCACCCGCTACACGGGTGACTGGACGCTGCGGTTTCTATTCATCACGCTCGCGGTGACACCGCTGCGCAATCTCAGCGGCTGGAACTGGCTGATGCGCTTGCGGCGCATGCTCGGGCTGTATGCCTTCTTCTACGCCGTGTTGCACTTCGCGACCTACCTGGTGCTGGATCAGTTCTTTGCCTGGGAGCACATCGTTGACGATATCGCTGAACGACCCTATATCACCGTAGGCTTTGCCAGTTTCGTATTGCTGATCCCGCTCGCGATCACTTCGACCAATGCGATGGTGCGACGGTTGGGTGGGCGCCGCTGGCAACGGCTGCACCGGTCCGTCTATGTCATCGCCATCGGCGTCGTCGTCCATTTCCTGTGGCTGGTCAAAGCGGATCTGCGGGAACCGTTGATCTACGGCGCGATCCTCGCTGTGCTGCTGGGATATCGACTGGTCAAGCGCGGCTTCAAGCCCTTTGTTTCGCGTGCGATGTCGCCATCCCACCCACGCAATTAG
- a CDS encoding protein-methionine-sulfoxide reductase catalytic subunit MsrP — protein MLIKKPSAIRSSEITSQGIYEQRREFLRTSALAAIGTLVAGPQLLQAKEAAGKGLKFAPNTLYATEDELTKKLSATSYNNFYEFGTGKEDPAQYAHLMQTRPWSITVEGEAEKTGTFDVDDLLANLDYEERIYRLRCVEAWSMVVPWVGFPLSALLKLFAPTSRAKYVYFETLFDPKQMPGQIRSVLDWPYREGLRIDEAMHPLTLMAVGMYGEVLPNQNGAPLRLVVPWKYGFKSIKSIVKISFSETQPQTSWNMQAPREYGFYSNVNPAVDHPRWSQKRERRIGQFFRIDTLPFNGYAEQVASLYSGMDLQKFF, from the coding sequence ATGCTGATCAAGAAGCCTAGCGCCATCCGTTCTTCGGAGATCACATCACAGGGAATCTACGAGCAACGCCGTGAGTTTTTGCGCACCTCGGCATTGGCCGCCATCGGCACATTGGTTGCCGGACCGCAACTGCTGCAGGCCAAAGAAGCGGCCGGTAAAGGTCTGAAGTTCGCGCCAAACACCCTCTACGCTACCGAAGATGAGCTTACCAAAAAGCTGTCGGCGACCAGCTACAACAATTTCTACGAGTTCGGTACCGGGAAAGAGGATCCGGCGCAGTACGCGCACCTGATGCAGACGCGGCCGTGGTCGATCACCGTTGAGGGCGAGGCAGAGAAGACCGGGACCTTCGATGTCGATGATCTGCTTGCGAATCTGGATTACGAAGAACGCATCTATCGGTTACGCTGTGTTGAAGCCTGGTCGATGGTGGTGCCGTGGGTGGGTTTTCCGTTGTCCGCGTTGCTCAAACTATTCGCCCCGACGTCGCGCGCGAAATACGTCTATTTTGAAACGCTGTTCGACCCCAAACAGATGCCGGGGCAGATCCGTTCGGTACTCGATTGGCCGTACCGGGAAGGGCTGCGTATCGACGAGGCGATGCATCCGTTGACGCTGATGGCGGTGGGGATGTATGGCGAGGTGCTGCCCAATCAGAACGGCGCACCGCTGCGGCTGGTTGTGCCCTGGAAATACGGCTTCAAGAGCATCAAGTCCATCGTCAAGATCAGTTTCAGCGAAACGCAGCCGCAGACCTCATGGAATATGCAGGCACCCCGCGAGTACGGCTTCTACTCCAACGTCAATCCGGCGGTGGATCATCCGCGTTGGAGCCAGAAACGCGAACGCCGGATCGGGCAATTCTTCAGGATCGATACACTGCCCTTCAACGGCTACGCCGAACAGGTGGCATCGCTCTACAGCGGCATGGATCTCCAGAAGTTCTTTTGA
- a CDS encoding cystathionine gamma-synthase: MPDKLDIATRCIHPAPIEDAHGAPHTPIYNTTTFVFPDTAALIDMQTGKREGGFYTRYGMNPTITALERQLAPLEEAERALAFSAGMAAISATCLAYGRDGVVCVGDVYGGTMELVGNKLPQLGIAGRLLRDDEIADLDRTLEEQQASLLILETPCNPTLAIRDIAQVAAIAHRHGALLAVDNTFATSINQQPLKLGADLVIHAATKYLGGHSDITAGVVMGAAERLQPVWSWRKNLGQAPAPEVAALLSRSVRTLSVRVERQNASALRIAEAMLEHPRVKRVLYPGLPQFPGHKLARRQMSGFGGMLTLDLDGDAQQTTAVVDSLELFLNAPSLGGVESLACQPFATTHYGLAADERQRRGITDSMIRLSVGLENPGDLIADLNRALEGR, encoded by the coding sequence ATGCCCGATAAGTTGGATATTGCCACACGCTGTATTCACCCCGCGCCGATCGAGGATGCACATGGCGCTCCGCACACGCCGATCTACAACACCACCACCTTTGTGTTTCCGGACACAGCGGCGCTGATCGACATGCAGACGGGCAAGCGCGAAGGCGGGTTTTATACGCGCTATGGCATGAATCCCACCATCACGGCGCTGGAACGCCAATTGGCGCCCCTGGAGGAAGCGGAACGCGCGCTCGCCTTTTCGGCGGGGATGGCGGCGATTTCAGCCACTTGTCTGGCCTATGGGCGGGACGGTGTGGTCTGTGTCGGTGATGTCTATGGGGGCACCATGGAACTGGTCGGTAACAAGTTGCCGCAGCTGGGCATCGCGGGACGGCTGCTGCGCGATGACGAAATTGCCGATCTCGATCGCACCCTCGAGGAACAGCAGGCATCGCTGCTGATCCTTGAGACCCCGTGCAATCCGACCTTGGCCATCCGTGACATCGCCCAGGTCGCTGCGATCGCCCACCGGCATGGGGCGTTGCTGGCTGTGGACAACACATTTGCGACTTCAATCAACCAGCAACCGCTGAAACTGGGCGCCGATCTGGTGATCCATGCCGCGACCAAGTACCTGGGTGGGCACTCCGATATCACTGCCGGTGTGGTGATGGGTGCGGCGGAACGGCTGCAACCGGTCTGGAGTTGGCGCAAGAACCTGGGGCAGGCTCCGGCTCCGGAAGTCGCCGCCCTGTTGTCGCGCAGCGTGCGTACCCTGTCCGTCAGGGTCGAACGCCAGAATGCCTCCGCGCTGCGGATTGCCGAAGCGATGCTCGAGCATCCGCGGGTGAAACGGGTCCTCTATCCCGGGCTGCCACAGTTTCCCGGACACAAACTGGCGCGGCGTCAAATGAGTGGCTTCGGCGGTATGTTGACACTCGATCTTGACGGCGATGCGCAACAGACAACGGCGGTGGTGGATAGTCTGGAGCTGTTTCTGAACGCACCGAGTCTCGGCGGTGTCGAAAGCCTGGCCTGCCAACCCTTCGCTACGACGCACTACGGGCTCGCGGCGGACGAACGGCAGCGGCGCGGTATTACCGACTCGATGATCCGCCTCTCGGTGGGTCTGGAGAATCCGGGGGATCTTATCGCCGACCTCAATCGCGCCCTGGAGGGGCGCTAA
- a CDS encoding FAA hydrolase family protein → MRIVRFIDPQGSVRLGEDQGDGSARLLAGSLFAGLTATDSTATISRRLAPLEPVNILCIGKNYSDHAKEMGSEAPELPIVFMKPTSALNHPGAPIPIPAACDHGPEVDYEAELAVVIGKAARDVPRDRALDHVFGYTCANDISARWWQKEGSGGQWIRGKSFDGFCPLGPVLVTAEEIPDPQKLSVRMRLNGELMQDGNTGQMMFPVDYLIAELSRDMTLLPGTVILTGTPSGVGFARTPQVFLQPGDQTEVEVEKIGVLSNQITSAV, encoded by the coding sequence ATGCGTATTGTGCGCTTTATCGATCCTCAGGGTTCAGTGCGGCTCGGCGAAGACCAGGGCGATGGCAGCGCGCGCCTGCTGGCCGGCTCGTTGTTTGCCGGACTCACCGCCACGGATTCCACGGCAACCATCAGCCGGCGCCTCGCCCCGCTCGAGCCCGTCAACATCCTCTGCATCGGCAAAAACTACAGCGACCATGCCAAGGAGATGGGTTCGGAAGCACCCGAACTGCCTATCGTCTTCATGAAGCCGACCTCGGCGCTCAATCACCCCGGCGCACCGATCCCGATCCCCGCCGCCTGCGATCACGGTCCCGAAGTCGACTATGAGGCGGAACTGGCGGTGGTGATCGGCAAGGCCGCGCGCGATGTGCCGCGCGACCGGGCGCTGGACCACGTCTTCGGCTATACCTGCGCCAATGACATCTCCGCACGCTGGTGGCAGAAAGAGGGCAGCGGCGGTCAATGGATTCGCGGCAAGAGTTTCGACGGCTTCTGCCCCCTGGGGCCGGTCCTGGTCACGGCAGAGGAGATCCCTGATCCGCAAAAACTCTCGGTGCGCATGCGGCTCAATGGCGAACTGATGCAGGATGGCAATACCGGCCAGATGATGTTTCCCGTCGATTACCTGATTGCCGAACTGAGCCGCGATATGACTCTGCTACCGGGTACCGTCATTCTCACCGGAACCCCGTCGGGTGTAGGCTTCGCTCGCACACCGCAGGTGTTTCTGCAGCCGGGGGATCAGACGGAAGTGGAGGTGGAAAAGATCGGCGTGCTGTCCAACCAGATCACCAGCGCCGTATAG
- a CDS encoding phosphoribosylformylglycinamidine synthase encodes MLRLRGSAALSPFRLEKLFNQLRSRVPEIARIAAEFVHFAELEQRLDRAELKVLERLLAYGPRSQPVETEGQMRLVVPRKGTISPWSSKATDIAHNCGLGKIRRLERGIIYYLGTQRGEVLTGAKLALASALLHDRMTETVLSDLEDAQVLFSHAEPAPVASIDLLGVGAAALVLANAELGLALSEDEIDYLVENYQALGRNPTDVELMMFAQANSEHCRHKIFNADWIVDHERQNHTLFDMIRNTYSSNPEGVLSAYKDNAAVIEGHRTGRFYPDSATGSYRYSDEDVHILVKVETHNHPTAISPFAGAATGSGGEIRDEGATGRGSKPKAGLTGFSVSNLRIPGSEQPWEGSYGKPGRISSALEIMLEGPIGSAAFNNEFGRPNLCGYFRTFEEEVQGPRGPEMRGYHKPIMIAGGLGNIRADHVAKMEIPPGTPLIVLGGPAMLIGLGGGAASSVASGTSAENLDFASVQRGNPEIQRRCQEVIDRCWALGGANPILSIHDVGAGGLSNALPELLNDSARGGRIELRTVPNDEPGMSPKEIWCNEAQERYVLAIDRDRLAEFEAISERERCPYAVVGESTAERQLVVGDAYFENTPIDIPMEVLLGKPPKMLRDVHHHPHPKSEFETTGIDVAEAARRVLRLPTVADKSFLITIGDRTITGLVARDQMVGPWQVPVADVAVTTSGYRTYAGEAMAMGERTPIALVHPAASGRMAIGEALTNIVAADVARISDVRLSANWMAPAGHPGEDAALFDTVKAVGMELCPALGIVIPVGKDSMSMKTVWEEGGKEKAVTAPLSLIVSAFAPVQDARRTLTPQLRTDQGDTDLILIDLGRGSNRLGGSALAQVYKQVGHHAPDLDHPQAVTAFFQTIRELAREQLLLAYHDRSDGGLFATLCEMAFAGRIGLDVELDDLGDDPVAALFTEELGAVIQVRHSDADTVVKWLHDNGLGKYSHVIGTLNDTHRICIRHDRRALIDETRLDLHRVWSQTTFQMQALRDNPRCAQQEYDRLLDDDDPGLTASLGFDPDDNVAAPFIATGVRPRIAILREQGVNGQIEMAAAFDRAGFLAVDVHMSDIITGRHTLGEFHGIAACGGFSYGDVLGAGEGWAKSILFNNQARDEFAAFFARPDTFGLGVCNGCQMLSNLHELIPGSELWPHFVRNESEQFEARLSLVEVLDSPSLFLAGMAGSRLPIAVAHGEGRAEFASLRGAERALEQKLVALRFVDNRGQATEVYPDNPNGSVAGITGLTTVDGRFTIMMPHPERVFRTVQYSWHPPEWGEDAPWLRLFRNARVYLG; translated from the coding sequence ATGCTGCGACTGCGTGGTAGCGCTGCCCTTTCACCGTTCCGACTCGAAAAGCTGTTCAATCAGCTGCGTTCGCGCGTGCCGGAAATCGCCCGCATCGCGGCGGAATTCGTGCACTTCGCCGAACTCGAGCAACGACTGGATCGCGCCGAGCTCAAAGTCCTCGAACGCCTGCTGGCCTACGGTCCCAGGAGTCAGCCCGTCGAGACCGAGGGACAGATGCGCCTGGTCGTGCCGCGCAAGGGGACCATCTCGCCGTGGTCGAGCAAGGCAACCGACATCGCCCACAATTGCGGTTTGGGTAAAATCCGGCGCCTGGAGCGAGGGATTATTTACTACCTCGGTACCCAGCGCGGCGAAGTCCTGACCGGTGCCAAGCTGGCGCTGGCCTCGGCGTTGTTACACGATCGAATGACCGAAACGGTGCTGAGCGATCTGGAGGACGCACAGGTGCTGTTCTCCCACGCGGAGCCGGCACCGGTGGCGAGTATCGATCTGCTGGGGGTCGGAGCCGCGGCACTGGTGCTGGCCAACGCGGAACTGGGTCTGGCGTTGTCGGAAGACGAGATCGATTATCTGGTGGAGAACTATCAGGCGCTGGGGCGCAATCCCACCGATGTCGAACTGATGATGTTCGCCCAGGCCAACTCCGAGCACTGCCGGCACAAGATCTTCAACGCCGACTGGATCGTGGATCACGAGCGCCAGAATCACACTCTGTTCGACATGATCCGCAATACCTATTCCAGCAACCCGGAGGGCGTGCTTTCGGCGTATAAAGACAACGCCGCGGTTATCGAGGGACACCGTACCGGCCGGTTCTATCCCGATTCCGCAACGGGAAGTTACCGGTACAGTGACGAAGACGTCCACATCCTGGTGAAGGTCGAGACGCATAATCACCCAACCGCCATCTCGCCGTTTGCGGGTGCCGCAACCGGTTCCGGTGGCGAGATCCGCGACGAAGGGGCTACCGGGCGCGGCTCCAAGCCCAAAGCGGGGCTGACCGGTTTTTCGGTCTCCAATCTGCGTATTCCGGGCTCCGAACAACCGTGGGAGGGGAGTTACGGTAAACCGGGACGTATCTCGAGTGCCCTGGAGATCATGCTGGAAGGACCCATCGGCAGCGCCGCGTTCAACAACGAGTTCGGGCGGCCCAATCTGTGCGGCTATTTCCGGACTTTCGAGGAAGAGGTGCAGGGACCGCGGGGTCCCGAGATGCGCGGCTACCACAAGCCGATCATGATCGCCGGCGGGTTAGGCAATATCCGCGCCGACCACGTCGCGAAAATGGAGATACCCCCGGGGACGCCGCTGATCGTGCTGGGCGGCCCGGCGATGTTGATCGGTCTGGGGGGCGGGGCAGCCTCCTCGGTTGCCAGCGGTACCAGTGCGGAAAATCTCGATTTCGCCTCGGTGCAGCGCGGCAATCCCGAGATTCAACGCCGCTGCCAGGAGGTGATCGACCGCTGCTGGGCGCTCGGCGGCGCCAATCCGATTCTTTCGATCCACGACGTGGGCGCGGGAGGGCTCTCCAACGCCCTGCCCGAACTGCTCAACGACAGCGCGCGCGGCGGGCGTATCGAACTGCGCACCGTGCCCAATGACGAACCGGGCATGTCACCCAAGGAGATCTGGTGCAACGAGGCGCAGGAGCGCTACGTGCTGGCCATCGACCGGGATCGACTGGCGGAGTTCGAGGCGATCAGTGAGCGCGAGCGCTGCCCCTATGCAGTGGTGGGCGAATCCACGGCAGAGCGCCAGCTGGTGGTTGGCGATGCCTACTTCGAAAACACCCCTATCGATATCCCCATGGAGGTACTGCTTGGTAAACCACCGAAGATGCTGCGCGATGTGCACCACCATCCCCACCCCAAATCCGAGTTCGAGACCACGGGTATCGATGTGGCCGAGGCGGCACGCCGGGTATTGCGCCTGCCGACCGTAGCGGACAAGAGTTTCCTGATCACCATTGGCGATCGCACCATCACCGGCCTGGTGGCGCGCGATCAGATGGTCGGCCCCTGGCAGGTACCGGTCGCCGATGTGGCGGTCACCACCAGCGGCTATCGGACCTACGCCGGAGAGGCCATGGCCATGGGCGAGCGCACGCCGATCGCCCTGGTGCATCCGGCGGCATCCGGACGCATGGCCATCGGCGAGGCCCTGACCAATATCGTTGCCGCTGATGTGGCGCGAATCTCGGACGTACGCCTCTCGGCGAACTGGATGGCCCCTGCCGGGCACCCCGGCGAGGACGCGGCGCTCTTTGACACCGTAAAAGCCGTGGGGATGGAGCTGTGTCCGGCGTTGGGGATCGTCATTCCGGTTGGCAAGGACTCCATGTCCATGAAAACGGTCTGGGAAGAGGGTGGTAAGGAAAAAGCGGTAACGGCACCGCTGTCGCTGATCGTTTCCGCTTTTGCCCCGGTGCAGGATGCCCGGCGCACGCTGACCCCGCAGTTGCGCACCGATCAGGGGGATACCGACCTCATCCTCATCGATCTCGGGCGCGGCAGCAATCGACTGGGGGGCTCGGCGTTGGCGCAGGTCTACAAGCAGGTGGGACACCACGCACCCGATCTGGATCATCCCCAGGCCGTCACCGCCTTTTTCCAGACGATACGCGAGCTGGCCCGGGAGCAATTGCTCCTGGCCTACCATGACCGCTCCGATGGGGGCCTCTTCGCCACACTCTGCGAGATGGCTTTCGCGGGACGGATCGGACTCGACGTGGAGCTGGATGATCTGGGCGATGATCCGGTAGCCGCCCTGTTTACCGAAGAGCTGGGGGCGGTGATTCAGGTGCGTCACAGCGACGCCGATACGGTCGTGAAATGGCTGCACGACAACGGCCTGGGCAAGTACAGTCATGTGATCGGCACACTGAACGACACGCACCGGATTTGCATTCGCCACGACCGCCGGGCGCTGATCGACGAGACGCGGCTGGATCTGCACCGGGTCTGGTCACAGACGACCTTCCAAATGCAGGCATTGCGCGACAATCCGCGCTGCGCCCAGCAGGAGTATGACCGGCTGTTGGACGACGACGATCCCGGATTGACCGCCAGCCTTGGTTTCGATCCCGATGACAATGTGGCGGCGCCCTTCATCGCGACCGGGGTCCGGCCACGTATCGCCATCCTGCGCGAGCAGGGGGTCAATGGTCAGATCGAGATGGCGGCGGCCTTCGATCGTGCCGGATTTCTCGCTGTCGATGTCCATATGAGCGACATCATCACCGGTCGTCACACCCTCGGAGAGTTTCACGGCATCGCGGCTTGCGGTGGGTTTTCCTACGGCGACGTCCTCGGCGCCGGTGAAGGATGGGCCAAGTCGATCCTCTTCAACAACCAGGCTCGTGACGAGTTCGCCGCCTTCTTTGCGCGTCCGGATACCTTCGGACTGGGTGTCTGCAACGGCTGTCAGATGCTTTCCAATCTTCATGAGCTGATTCCCGGCAGCGAGCTGTGGCCCCATTTCGTGCGCAACGAATCCGAGCAGTTTGAGGCCCGCCTTTCGCTGGTCGAGGTGCTCGATTCGCCGTCGCTGTTTCTCGCCGGCATGGCCGGTTCACGGCTGCCGATTGCCGTGGCCCACGGTGAGGGCAGGGCGGAATTCGCCTCTCTCCGGGGTGCCGAACGGGCGCTTGAGCAAAAACTGGTGGCACTGCGCTTTGTCGACAACCGGGGTCAGGCCACCGAGGTATATCCGGACAATCCCAATGGTTCGGTCGCGGGCATCACCGGCCTGACAACCGTCGACGGTCGTTTCACCATCATGATGCCGCATCCGGAGCGGGTGTTCCGCACAGTCCAATACTCCTGGCATCCGCCGGAGTGGGGCGAGGATGCCCCCTGGTTGCGGCTGTTCCGCAATGCCCGGGTCTATTTGGGATAG
- a CDS encoding MBL fold metallo-hydrolase, with translation MRLASLGSGSRGNATLIESGAMCLLIDCGLSVSRVQSGLRRLGRTLDDLTAIVVTHEHSDHIGGVERLARRLGLTVWMTAGTASAFGARQGVDVTLFSSHQPFTHNGVSIHPFPVPHDAREPTQLVIDDGRCRFGVLTDLGSVTPHVVEMLTACDALLLECNHDPDLLMRGEYPAALKRRVGGDWGHLSNQQAADLLARLDHARLRCVVAAHLSEKNNHPDLAIAALHEVLGDIDRLQVADQEAGLDWVVVD, from the coding sequence ATGCGCCTGGCTTCACTGGGCAGCGGCAGTCGGGGTAACGCCACGCTGATTGAGAGCGGTGCGATGTGCCTCCTCATCGATTGCGGGCTGTCGGTGAGCCGCGTGCAGTCCGGGCTGCGGCGTCTGGGCCGTACGCTGGATGATCTTACGGCGATCGTCGTGACCCACGAACACAGCGACCACATCGGTGGCGTCGAGCGCCTTGCCCGGCGGCTTGGGCTCACGGTATGGATGACGGCGGGTACAGCTTCGGCCTTTGGCGCCCGTCAGGGTGTCGATGTCACGCTCTTCTCCAGCCATCAGCCCTTCACCCACAACGGCGTTTCGATCCACCCCTTCCCCGTGCCGCACGACGCGCGCGAACCCACCCAGCTCGTGATCGACGATGGGCGTTGCCGATTCGGCGTGCTGACCGATCTGGGCAGTGTCACCCCGCATGTCGTCGAAATGCTGACGGCGTGCGATGCCTTGCTTCTGGAGTGCAACCATGACCCCGATCTGCTGATGCGCGGCGAGTACCCGGCGGCGCTCAAACGCCGTGTGGGGGGCGATTGGGGGCACCTCAGCAATCAGCAGGCGGCCGATCTGCTGGCGCGGCTCGATCATGCGCGGCTGCGCTGCGTGGTAGCCGCGCACCTTAGCGAAAAGAACAATCATCCCGATCTGGCCATCGCCGCGTTGCACGAAGTGTTGGGTGACATCGATCGGCTGCAGGTTGCCGATCAGGAGGCGGGGTTGGACTGGGTGGTGGTGGATTGA
- a CDS encoding outer membrane protein assembly factor BamC, producing MIAFFRANPLRHLAISLIILSFLLQLTGCSGEGGFVRERKVDYRQARTLERLEVPPDLTQVEARGGGSLAPTSALGTATYSSFTSGQGDETSKAGASLLPRPDSLRVEHDGGRRWLVVEGGPEKIWPAVREFWLHQGFLIKREDPRLGIIETEWAENRADIPQGVIRRWLGKVFDFAYSAPTRDKYRVRMERGAEGNTTEIFLTHWGVKQVVVGGGPLSDPESTVWDSRPSDPELEAEFLNRLVVYLGVGEEQASQRLATAPKEPRARLVSGPGGGNVLDVDERYARAWRLTGIALDHLGFVVEDRDQQQGTYLVRSAEPLTELTQKKGFFANLAFWRDDEQKSLEEVRFRVLLTEAGAGTRVSVNPENEATPSTAQAAEKILALLEEQLR from the coding sequence GTGATAGCTTTTTTCCGCGCCAACCCGTTACGGCATCTCGCAATCAGTCTGATAATCCTCTCTTTTCTCCTGCAGCTGACCGGCTGTAGCGGGGAGGGCGGCTTTGTGCGCGAGCGCAAAGTGGACTATCGGCAGGCGCGTACCCTGGAGCGACTGGAAGTCCCCCCCGACCTCACCCAGGTTGAAGCCCGTGGCGGCGGGAGTCTGGCGCCGACCAGCGCGCTGGGTACCGCGACCTACTCCAGTTTCACCAGCGGCCAGGGTGACGAAACCAGCAAAGCCGGCGCCAGCCTGCTGCCGCGACCGGATTCACTTCGCGTCGAGCACGACGGTGGGCGTCGCTGGTTGGTCGTCGAGGGGGGGCCGGAGAAGATCTGGCCGGCAGTGCGGGAATTCTGGTTGCATCAGGGTTTCCTCATCAAACGCGAAGACCCGCGCCTGGGTATTATCGAGACCGAGTGGGCCGAGAACCGCGCCGATATCCCGCAAGGGGTCATCCGTCGCTGGCTGGGCAAGGTGTTCGATTTTGCCTATTCCGCGCCGACACGGGATAAATACCGCGTGCGTATGGAACGCGGCGCGGAGGGGAACACCACTGAGATTTTTCTCACCCATTGGGGGGTGAAGCAGGTCGTCGTTGGCGGTGGCCCCCTCAGTGACCCCGAGTCCACGGTGTGGGATTCCCGCCCCTCCGATCCCGAACTCGAAGCGGAGTTCCTCAATCGCCTGGTTGTCTATCTCGGCGTGGGAGAGGAACAGGCCTCGCAGCGCCTGGCAACTGCGCCGAAGGAGCCGCGTGCGCGTCTGGTGAGTGGTCCCGGCGGCGGTAATGTTCTCGACGTCGACGAACGCTATGCGCGTGCCTGGCGGCTGACCGGCATCGCGCTGGATCATCTTGGTTTCGTGGTAGAGGACCGTGATCAGCAACAGGGCACCTACCTGGTCCGCTCAGCGGAACCGCTGACGGAGCTGACCCAAAAGAAAGGATTTTTCGCCAATCTGGCGTTTTGGCGTGACGACGAGCAGAAATCGCTCGAAGAGGTCAGGTTCCGTGTTCTGTTGACCGAGGCAGGTGCGGGCACTCGGGTGAGCGTCAATCCAGAGAACGAGGCGACGCCCAGCACCGCGCAGGCAGCGGAGAAAATTCTTGCTCTTCTGGAGGAGCAGTTGCGCTGA
- a CDS encoding 4-hydroxy-tetrahydrodipicolinate synthase, which yields MFQGSMVAMVTPMQPDGAVDHEALARLVEFHVENGTDAIVAVGTTGESATLDEAEHLDVIRRIVKLAKGRFPVIAGTGANSTHEAIELTQGAMEAGADACLLVTPYYNKPTQEGLYQHFKAIAAAVAIPQILYNVPGRTACDMLPETVERLAPIPNIVGIKEATGNVDRAREILQRCGDRLDVYSGDDATAMELILAGGKGDISVTANVVPKSMHEMCAVALRGDRAAAEAINNRLALLHKNLFLESNPIPVKWALTEMGMIAPGIRLPMTPLAERFHEPLREAMREAGAL from the coding sequence ATGTTTCAGGGGAGCATGGTGGCCATGGTCACGCCCATGCAGCCAGATGGGGCCGTGGACCACGAGGCCCTGGCGCGGCTGGTGGAGTTCCATGTGGAGAACGGCACCGACGCCATCGTCGCCGTGGGCACCACGGGCGAGTCGGCCACGCTGGACGAGGCTGAGCATCTCGATGTCATCCGCCGCATCGTGAAGCTGGCCAAAGGCCGTTTCCCCGTCATCGCCGGCACCGGCGCCAACTCCACCCACGAGGCGATCGAGTTGACGCAGGGAGCGATGGAAGCGGGTGCCGATGCGTGCCTGCTGGTCACACCCTACTACAATAAGCCGACCCAGGAAGGGTTGTATCAGCATTTCAAGGCGATCGCCGCGGCGGTCGCGATCCCGCAGATCCTCTACAACGTTCCCGGACGCACGGCGTGCGATATGCTGCCGGAGACCGTCGAGCGGCTCGCACCGATCCCTAATATCGTCGGCATCAAGGAGGCCACCGGTAATGTCGACCGGGCGCGCGAGATACTGCAGCGTTGCGGCGACCGTCTGGATGTCTACAGCGGCGACGACGCCACCGCCATGGAACTGATTCTGGCCGGCGGCAAAGGCGATATCTCGGTGACGGCCAACGTCGTGCCCAAGTCAATGCACGAGATGTGCGCTGTGGCATTACGCGGCGATCGGGCGGCGGCGGAGGCGATCAATAACCGCTTGGCGCTGCTGCACAAGAACCTGTTCCTGGAGTCGAACCCGATCCCGGTCAAATGGGCGCTCACTGAAATGGGCATGATCGCCCCGGGCATCCGTTTGCCGATGACACCCCTGGCAGAGCGGTTCCATGAACCGTTGCGCGAGGCGATGCGGGAGGCCGGAGCCCTGTGA
- a CDS encoding glycine cleavage system protein R, translated as MLNYLVISALGEDRSGIVDRLAKVVLDGGCNIEDSRMAVLGGEFAVMLLISGQWNNIAKVENSLERVGSELGLTVSAKRTEGRRSRRHLMPYAVDVVSLDHPGIVYNLAHFFSSRDINIEDMTTSSYAAAHTGAPMFSVRLIVDIPAALQIAALRDEFLDFCDELNVDAVIEPVKS; from the coding sequence ATGCTCAACTACCTGGTTATCTCGGCTCTCGGTGAAGACCGCTCCGGCATCGTCGATCGCCTCGCGAAGGTGGTGCTGGATGGCGGCTGCAATATCGAAGACAGCCGCATGGCCGTGCTGGGTGGGGAGTTCGCGGTGATGCTGCTGATTTCGGGCCAGTGGAACAACATCGCCAAGGTGGAAAACAGTCTGGAGCGGGTCGGGTCGGAACTGGGCCTGACCGTGTCGGCGAAACGCACCGAGGGACGGCGCTCGCGTCGCCATCTGATGCCCTACGCGGTGGATGTGGTGTCTCTGGATCATCCGGGCATCGTCTATAATCTGGCGCATTTCTTCTCGTCGCGTGACATCAATATCGAAGACATGACCACCAGCAGCTACGCCGCCGCCCACACCGGAGCACCGATGTTCTCGGTGCGATTGATCGTCGACATCCCCGCAGCACTGCAGATCGCCGCCCTGCGCGACGAGTTTCTGGATTTCTGCGATGAACTCAACGTCGATGCGGTGATCGAACCGGTAAAATCGTAA